One stretch of Podospora bellae-mahoneyi strain CBS 112042 chromosome 2, whole genome shotgun sequence DNA includes these proteins:
- a CDS encoding hypothetical protein (EggNog:ENOG503PBF8; COG:I), translated as MTLSDFVRGLFGEPPIASPSHPPQSHPQTANPYANIAQGSGWTPRRRRSTRRFLPRPLRRAIRFLKSNWLSFPLFAIVCFLLGAAVLPYDSTLRLGVRWNWKRLVTGGRPSEEWVLRERPEYEVDWGRDVGVVLKTGYGTRGRVPAWFESVRGWGEVVVIADYEGEMVLGDGGERVVKVYDMVERGLENPILGGLLGHKRVGKYERLTAAVGAKDEELAGGLSKEFGWELDALKFIPGLEFAYQRWPDKKWYLLVDDDTFLVETSVKRFLGHFDPEEKHYLGNAVGDFRARFAHGGSAVILSQAAMRALVKENPKALKTSYLESLDEVWGDRLLAKALIRVGIYLDERYAYLFNGEPPRRSKIRGDRMCSPILSFHTLPQPEMMRDVGEHFRNVTEPVFWLDLWKIYGVPAPWRWDPEMTKKTIKDPKQREEMSRIVLRDVKSEWECLAEYNRRFRASTGTGWAWGKPEPDVCVIFRSAPPFESEVDAWTLDWDYVGPVDEAVYTHENVASAQDCMEKCTEKAFKKCIAWTWESSTGRCHVSPWMIVGEEVKEQDKVSGFNIRRVRKLERECPTFDGYETIGAGGITASDYTSSN; from the exons ATGACACTGTCTGACTTTGTCCGTGGACTATTCGGTG AACCCCCAATCGCCTCACCATCACATCCTCcacaatcccatccccaaaccgCCAACCCCTACGCCAACATCGCCCAGGGCTCTGGGTGGACCCCCCGTCGTCGACGATCAACAAGGAGGTTCCTCCCCAGGCCCCTGAGGAGAGCGATCCGCTTCCTCAAGTCAAACTGGCTGtcttttcccctttttgCCATTGTCTGCTTTTTGCTCGGGGCGGCGGTGCTGCCGTATGATTCCAcgctgaggttgggggtgaggtggaACTGGAAGAGACTGGTGACCGGGGGAAGGCCAAGTGAGGAGTGGGttttgagggagaggccAGAGTACGAGGTTgattgggggagggatgtgGGGGTTGTGTTGAAGACGGGGTATGGGACTCGGGGGAGGGTTCCGGCTTGGTTTGAGAGTGttagggggtggggggaggtggttgtgattgCCGATTatgagggggagatggttttgggtgatgggggggagagggtggtcaAGGTGTATGAtatggtggagagggggttggagaatccgattttggggggtttgttggggcATAAGAGGGTGGGGAAGTATGAGAGGttgactgctgctgttggggcgaaggatgaggagctggcgggggGGTTGTCAAAGGAGTTTGGGTGGGAGTTGGACGCGTTGAAGTTTATACCTGGGCTGGAGTTTGCGTATCAGAGGTGGCCGGACAAGAAGTGGTATTtgctggtggatgatgatacTTTTCTGGTGGAGACGAGTGTGAAGAGGTTTTTGGGACATTTTGATCCGGAGGAGAAGCACTATCTTGGTAATGCCGTGGGTGACTTTCGGGCGAGGTTTGCGCATGGGGGGTCGGCGGTTATCTTGTCGCaggcggcgatgagggcgttggtgaaggagaatCCGAAGGCGCTCAAGACGAGTTATTTGGAGAGCTTGGatgaggtttggggggatcGGTTGTTGGCGAAGGCGCTGATTAGGGTGGGAATTTATTTGGATGAGAGGTATGCGTATTTGTTCAATGGGgagccgccgaggaggagtaAAATCAGAGGGGACAGGATGTGTTCTCCTATCTTAAGCTTTCACACGTTGCCTCAGccggagatgatgagggacGTTGGGGAGCATTTTAGGAATGTGACGGAGCCGGTGTTTTGGTTGGATTTGTGGAAGATTTATGGGGTTCCTGCTCCTTGGAGGTGGGATCCTGaaatgacgaagaagacgatcAAGGATCCgaagcagagggaggagatgtcgAGGATTGTGCTGCGGGATGTCAAGAGTGAGTGGGAGTGCTTGGCCGAGTACAACCGGCGGTTTCGCGCTAGTACCGGGACCggttgggcttgggggaAGCCAGAGCCGGATGTGTGTGTTATTTTCCGGTCTGCGCCGCCGTTTGAGTCAGAGGTGGATGCTTGGACTTTAGACTGGGATTATGTTGGGCCGGTGGATGAGGCTGTTTACACGCATGAGAATGTTGCGTCGGCGCAGGATTGCATGGAGAAGTGCACGGAAAAGGCTTTCAAGAAGTGTATCGCTTGGACGTGGGAGTCATCCACGGGGAGGTGTCATGTCAGTCCGTGGATGATAGTGGGGGAAGAAGTGAAGGAGCAGGATAAGGTGTCGGGGTTTAATATTAGAAGggtgaggaagctggagagggagtgtCCTACGTTTGATGGGTATGAAA CGATAGGGGCTGGTGGCATCACAGCCAGCGATTATACATCGTCAAATTAG
- the FRS1 gene encoding phenylalanine--tRNA ligase subunit beta (BUSCO:EOG09260VTA; COG:J; EggNog:ENOG503NVJA), with amino-acid sequence MPTINVDKYRLFEELGEQFTEESFQQLCFDFGIELDKDTENDPSRPKDQKPELAIEIPANRYDMLCFEGIAMHLNIFRGKHGTPNWKLADIPEDKMQTLTITKETEQVRPYAAGAILRNIKFTQDSYDSFISLQDKLHQNLARQRTLVAIGTHDLDTIQGPFTYEALPPKDINFVPLNQTKKINGEELMSFYETDRHLGRYLHILRDKPVYPVILDANREICSLPPIINSERSKITLDTKNVFIDMTATDQTKLDIVCNIMVAMFSQYCAEPFTIEPVKVISEHNGTTRVTPSLAARTMDVEVDYLNQVTGLSESPASICKLLSKMAYKAEPSSDPKFVKVTVPPTRADVLHPCDVMEDVAIAYGFNSLPRSSPNRSVTIGKPLMINKLSDIVRTECAMAGWVEVMPLILCSHEENFEWLNRVDDGKTAVKLANPRTVEYQVARTSLLPGLLKTLSENKAMKLPLQIIESADVVFKDESLERKARNERRWAAAYYGKTSGFEIVHGLLDRVMTMLKVAFVTHEEGLEGKSIDYAVKENPSKADGYFIQEIDEPTFFKGRAAAIYVRLGGELKRIGELGVLHPTVLEKFDLRYPVSTLEINLEVFL; translated from the exons ATGCCTACCATCAACGTCGACAAGTACCGGCTCTTTGAAGAGCTCGGCGAGCA GTTCACCGAGGAGAGCTTCCAGCAGCTTTGTTTCGACTTTGGCATTGAGCTCGACAAGGACACCGAGAATGACCCCTCGCGCCCCAAGGATCAGAAGCCCGAGTTGGCGATCGAGATTCCCGCCAACCGTTATGATATGTTGTGCTTCGAGG GAATTGCGATGCACTTAAACATCTTCCGCGGGAAACACGGGACACCAAACTGGAAGCTGGCCGACATCCCAGAGGACAAGATGCAgaccctcaccatcaccaaggaaACAGAGCAGGTCCGCCCCTATGCTGCCGGCGCGATCCTTCGCAACATCAAGTTCACCCAGGACTCCTACGACTCCTTCATCAGCCTGCAGGACAAGCTCCACCAAAACCTTGCGAGACAACGAACACTGGTTGC CATCGGTACCCACGATCTCGACACAATCCAGGGCCCCTTCACCTACGAGGCCCTCCCACCCAAGGACATCAACTTTGTCCCCCTGAACCagaccaagaagatcaaCGGTGAGGAGCTCATGAGCTTCTACGAGACCGACAGACATCTCGGTCGTTACCTCCACATCCTTCGCGACAAGCCCGTCTACCCGGTTATCCTTGACGCGAACAGAGAGATCTGctctcttccccccatcatcaacagcgagCGCTCCAAGATTACCCTCGATACCAAGAATGTCTTCATCGACATGACTGCAACCGATCAGACCAAGCTGGATATTGTCTGCAACATCATGGTCGCCATGTTCTCTCAGTACTGCGCCGAGCCCTTCACAATCGAGCCTGTCAAGGTGATTTCCGAGCACAACGGCACCACCCGGGTAACGCCAAGCTTGGCTGCCCGCACTAtggatgtcgaggttgactACCTGAACCAGGTTACTGGCCTGAGCGAGTCCCCCGCGTCTATCTGCAAGTTGTTGAGCAAGATGGCGTACAAGGCTGAACCATCTTCGGATCCCAAGTTTGTGAAGGTTACTGTGCCACCAACCCGTGCCGATGTTTTGCACCCCTGCGATGTG ATGGAAGATGTTGCCATCGCCTACGGTTTCAACAGCCTCCCCCGCTCATCACCAAACAGGTCTGTAACCATCGGCAAGCCTCTCATGATCAACAAGCTCAGCGATATCGTCCGTACCGAATGCGCCATGGCCGGCTGGGTTGAGGTCATGCCTCTCATTCTCTGCTCGCACGAGGAGAACTTCGAGTGGCTTAACCgtgtcgatgatggcaaAACCGCCGTCAAGCTCGCCAACCCAAGAACCGTCGAGTATCAAGTCGCGCGgacatccctcctcccaggtcTCCTCAAGACGCTCAGCGAAAACAAAGCGATGAAGCTGCCTCTCCAGATCATCGAGTCGGCGGATGTCGTCTTCAAGGATGAGTCCCTTGAGCGCAAGGCGAGAAACGAGAGGCGGTGGGCGGCTGCTTACTATGGCAAGACGAGCGGTTTCGAAATCGTACACGGCTTGCTGGACCGCGTCATGACGATGCTGAAGGTTGCCTTTGTAACGCATGAGGAGGGCCTAGAGGGCAAGAGCATCGACTATGCGGTCAAGGAGAACCCAAGCAAGGCCGATGGGTATTTCATCCAGGAGATTGACGAGCCAACCTTCTTCAAGGGGAGGGCGGCTGCGATTTATGTGAGGTTGGGCGGTGAGCTGAAGAGGATTGGCGAGTTGGGTGTGTTGCACCCGACGGTGTTGGAGAAGTTTGATCTGAGATACCCGGTGAGCACTTTGGAGATTAACCTTGAGGTGTTcctttga
- a CDS encoding hypothetical protein (EggNog:ENOG503NXQ3) — protein MGDRNPRLEPPHGPIMISMQRSLESPVAIRPTPSRSNTATPASRSPTPTPSDNHVEISHSRRNRSRSPSRLARDTMTSSVRRSDDLSRRSSVQKPIIDQATAPVPMQPPHDSSDSFDSGPDDKLGKMNFLRPLLKDTSLYTTPSLAPVEDRTTLEELAHLVRLSKYQERKRANTRIRLQRSLISTGLSARLMRCGEAAHRTLVDSFRGDDKKGFAALFNAIIDVRKSCDETRRYALLEPEMELLQSPGLTSSDSLDTPTGSVSGAKPASGTSSPFLSELSASARETFLTFLNQIRTNPDYLATRISSLNSSELTALTSFHQTLEPIESVLPYHGSRTSTRVASGGSGTLSGSGFGASNGLGKERSAIERLLSFQRHDPISALIYTCFANSAGPDSAEDKRRTETWATTCARLISGQKTGSEQTVTAVLNVWISLRDWAGKSNMEWYLMKILEDGAFLLDRAEDQHGTRFNISDWSSKDQIAAEEFYARAVEELFEVIDDEDTTGIPEGLIELGTEMLKRLDKKYVESTRRWLITKYLFTNWLLGVIIHPEAYGMMAEYHITEYGRQKILKTVAMHAQKFVVDMLTSKTPVSTPPKIKKHIENIYLRFKDSSKFKKKPRLLPARSITSLRETAEVHPHLVVSPADLTTLINALFPERRPRSAHSGSLRSGAPSVSGFSAISQPMSVRTAPSTNFDTMSVISTSAESFISDATTSREPLLEDGSPPRYSPPIPDLGTPKQQPQNSNYEEDGYRLRLAIHEMTQALGQDVVYGLCHPCAERWAVLFISGDGTQLSTQMTFDPDDDPEDENSSETSDTEGEDTEDDRPELDKDYHQLRDSILKLVQEYEIPQNLENDGAKKQTFSNRASSTLKKYRSKNRVITTMGSRNPYRQRAASIASSVADSPPENNKGKGLEDSADSSPLIAMLTAACSQSRAQSDFVSAHLYWRTLQQLNALGSDSLRKDGFATLLNIFSRGPRDSIRRSAAAIEIYDAWLVWLKQSQERAEGLIESMMRRLRALRDKMWYVTDVRNSAPYEDSRNVAVALKTMGVPRRWNSFQRIKSLMQRGPASNYIFRTESQILDLLAAPEDQGGPNKLRDEQAEKTSRWLQQCGVENFCQGEERIHRFTCEVDNCVSKLVGDSIIDGPVLWSSELYARDRRTHETSKPGRDRDRDNMSVWDDSVSVISDPENRFRSASRPPSLSDRGLRAVSGQNMSVLSFDTSSRFSFSRASTAMSEVLDGPEYFGASSPVHQIDPNATYWSPFQHRATSPSAVSRAHSPTTSVTNLSATFHPPNHQPLPSHHSAGRPGTSISSNETVYQQRLSEEKSRFLTELKQTLTSLLLSDLGNLVFARGSETDAWFEGLGQECIDRREAIQRRARKAQVKEKRRSARSGLERRVLERKRSTGDLSEKALSDTQSVGSHHGSHHGGSHRGSVHGGSVHGNESSATNETIRSHRESKKDSMPEFPFTKAYRRLLNMFCVHPNPMVKLNALYELEHLIIASLNSGSRRARLAWARSDMGSASSATDEHGTGGRPQPLEETLDNVKERRSHTMMQAPPFDSAPRGRTPGGGGNMETRSIASVHPANENAIANILQMLFRDANIRPKTLFRDLQFIAAFVPSSILDKTERGKAFWDASIAALNLKQDVCRTMVEVADDIVKNYTQSRGGGLGAPSRPGPGSTASDNSGILSAGGEPLSPPSPPPSPLPLSTHSLADAARMWTITAKEGIPTAQRELAIFYLSNPELVERTTLPLSKPREVFKQAVIEKYGGRSGGGGSGRYHPGIAQARMQGMGGVAGANKEEVPGAGSGGGGGVGDVRSDPALMCLAIHWMEAAERGGDELARTFMAQNEMGLMG, from the exons ATGGGCGATCGCAACCCTCGACTCGAGCCCCCTCATGGGCCCATTATGATATCCATGCAGCGTTCTCTTGAGTCGCCCGTCGCTATTCGCCCGACACCGT CTCGGTCGAATACTGCAACGCCTGCTTCACGCTCACCCACCCCGACCCCGTCCGACAACCATGTCGAGATCTCCCATTCGAGGCGCAATAGGTCCAGAAGCCCGTCCCGTTTGGCAAGAGATACCATGACGTCCTCTGTGCGGCGCTCCGATGACCTGTCCAGGCGCTCGTCTGTTCAGAAGCCCATCATCGACCAGGCCACCGCACCTGTGCCGATGCAGCCGCCCCACGACTCCTCCGACAGCTTCGACTCCGGACCGGACGACAAGCTTGGGAAGATGAACTTTTTACGGCCCTTGCTGAAGGATACATCTCTCTATACCACCCCCTCTCTGGCCCCGGTGGAGGACAGGACCACTTTGGAGGAGCTAGCTCACCTGGTGCGCCTATCCAAGTACCAAGAGCGCAAGCGCGCAAACACTCGCATCCGTCTTCAGAGAAGCTTGATTTCCACCGGCTTGTCTGCTCGTCTGATGAGATGTGGCGAGGCGGCCCACAGAACCTTGGTGGACAGCTTCCGCGGGGACGACAAGAAGGGCTTTGCTGCTCTTTTCAATGCCATCATCGATGTTCGGAAAAGCTGCGACGAAACCCGCCGCTATGCATTATTGGAGCCAGAGATGGAGCTTCTGCAGTCCCCTGGCTTGACTTCATCTGACAGCTTGGACACTCCTACAGGATCGGTCTCTGGTGCTAAACCTGCCTCTGGAACCTCCAGTCCGTTTTTGAGCGAGCTCTCTGCGTCCGCTAGAGAGACGTTTTTGACTTTCTTGAACCAGATCAGGACGAACCCCGACTACCTTGCAACGCGCATCTCATCGTTGAATAGCTCGGAGCTCACTGCGCTTACTAGCTTTCACCAAACCCTGGAGCCGATCGAATCCGTCCTCCCGTATCACGGCAGCCGCACGTCCACCCGTGTTGCCTCGGGTGGCTCAGGTACTCTGTCAGGTTCGGGATTTGGAGCATCCAACGGCCTGGGCAAGGAGCGCAGTGCCATAGAACGACTTCTTTCCTTCCAGCGACACGACCCCATCTCAGCTCTGATTTACACCTGTTTTGCTAATTCCGCAGGACCAGACAGCGCCGAAGACAAACGCCGAACCGAAACATGGGCCACCACGTGCGCTCGATTGATCTCAGGCCAGAAGACGGGGAGTGAACAGACCGTCACTGCCGTGCTCAATGTTTGGATCTCTTTGCGTGACTGGGCCGGAAAATCCAACATGGAATGGTACCTTATGAAAATCCTCGAGGATGGAGCCTTTTTGCTCGACCGCGCCGAAGACCAGCACGGAACCCGGTTCAACATCTCGGATTGGTCTTCCAAAGACCAGATTGCGGCCGAGGAATTCTATGCCAGAGCTGTCGAGGAGCTTTTCGAGGTTATTGATGACGAGGATACGACCGGCATTCCGGAGGGCCTGATCGAGCTCGGCACAGAAATGCTGAAGCGTCTGGACAAGAAGTATGTCGAAAGCACCCGCCGCTGGTTGATTACGAAATATCTCTTTACGAACTGGTTGCTCGGGGTCATTATTCACCCCGAAGCCTATGGCATGATGGCCGAATATCACATTACTGAATATGGCCGGCAAAAGATCTTGAAAACCGTGGCTATGCACGCCCAGAAGTTTGTCGTGGACATGCTGACGAGCAAAACCCCTgtttcaacaccaccaaaaatTAAAAAACATATCGAAAACATTTACCTCCGGTTCAAGGACTCCtccaagttcaagaagaagccacGCCTTTTGCCTGCCAGGTCCATCACCTCTCTAAGAGAGACAGCCGAAGTTCACCCCCATTTGGTTGTTAGTCCAGCTGACCTTACGACATTGATCAACGCCCTCTTCCCCGAACGCAGACCGCGGTCAGCGCATTCCGGTAGCTTGCGCTCAGGGGCACCTTCGGTCTCGGGCTTCTCAGCCATCTCACAGCCAATGTCGGTCAGGACGGCGCCAAGCACTAACTTTGACACCATGTCTGTCATCAGCACAAGTGCCGAGTCCTTCATCAGCGATGCCACGACTTCTCGAGAACCCCTTCTAGAAGATGGCAGCCCACCGCGCTATTCGCCCCCGATTCCAGATCTAGGCACCCcaaagcagcagccgcagAACAGCAACTATGAAGAAGACGGATATCGGCTTCGCTTGGCCATACATGAGATGACCCAAGCCTTGGGCCAAGATGTTGTGTATGGCCTCTGCCACCCTTGCGCCGAACGGTGGGCGGTGCTGTTCATCTCAGGCGACGGAACACAGCTTTCTACCCAAATGACGTTTGATCCAGATGACGACCCGGAGGACGAGAACTCCTCAGAGACTAGCGACACCGAGGGTGAAGACACCGAAGATGACCGGCCAGAACTTGACAAGGACTATCACCAGCTCCGAGATTCGATTCTGAAGCTTGTACAGGAATATGAGATTCCTCAAAATCTTGAGAATGACGGTGCCAAGAAGCAAACATTCAGCAACCGTGCCTCATCCACTTTGAAGAAGTACCGGTCCAAGAACCGGGTCATCACAACAATGGGCAGCCGAAACCCCTATCGCCAGCGAGCAGCAAGTATCGCCAGTAGTGTCGCAGACAGCCCGCCGGAGAACAACAAAGGGAAAGGACTCGAAGACTCAGCTGATTCCTCGCCGCTCATTGCCATGTTGACAGCAGCCTGCTCGCAATCTCGCGCCCAGTCGGATTTCGTTTCTGCACACCTTTACTGGAGGACTTTGCAGCAACTCAACGCGCTGGGCTCCGACTCACTTCGTAAAGATGGATTTGCCACCTTGTTGAACATCTTTTCGAGGGGTCCTCGTGATTCAATCCGTCGGTCAGCGGCGGCAATCGAGATATATGACGCCTGGCTTGTATGGCTCAAGCAGAGCCAGGAGCGTGCAGAAGGTCTCATTGAGAGTATGATGCGCCGCTTGCGTGCTCTCCGGGATAAGATGTGGTACGTTACAGACGTGCGCAACTCGGCTCCGTACGAGGACTCACGGAACGTTGCCGTGGCGTTGAAAACGATGGGCGTGCCTCGCAGGTGGAACTCCTTCCAGCGCATCAAGAGTCTAATGCAACGCGGCCCTGCGTCCAACTACATCTTCCGCACCGAGTCGCAGATCCTCGACCTGCTGGCGGCACCAGAGGACCAAGGCGGCCCCAACAAGCTTCGCGATGAGCAAGCTGAGAAAACAAGCCGCTGGCTGCAGCAGTGTGGGGTGGAGAATTTCTGCCAGGGCGAGGAGCGTATACACCGCTTCACCTGCGAAGTGGATAACTGTGTGAGCAAGCTTGTCGGGGATAGCATCATCGATGGACCCGTTCTGTGGTCTAGCGAGCTCTACGCCCGAGATCGCCGTACCCACGAGACAAGCAAACCTGGTAGGGATCGGGATCGGGACAACATGTCAGTCTGGGATGATTCGGTCAGTGTCATCAGCGACCCGGAGAACAGGTTCCGATCCGCCAGCAGGCCTCCTTCCCTTTCTGACAGGGGATTACGAGCCGTGTCAGGTCAGAACATGAGCGTCTTATCCTTTGACACGTCCAGCCGTTTCAGCTTCTCGCGGGCTAGCACTGCCATGTCTGAGGTTCTAGACGGCCCGGAGTATTTTGGTGCTTCATCACCAGTTCACCAGATTGACCCCAACGCTACCTACTGGTCCCCATTCCAGCACCGTGCCACCTCTCCCAGCGCTGTGTCAAGAGCCCACTCGCCTACTACTAGCGTTACCAACCTGTCCGCTACGTTCCATCCACCAAACCATCAGCCGCTCCCTTCTCATCACTCAGCGGGTCGTCCAGGGACTTCCATTTCATCCAATGAGACAGTGTACCAACAGCGACTCTCTGAAGAAAAGTCCCGCTTCCTCACAGAGTTGAAGCAGACGTTGACCAGTCTCTTGCTTTCCGATTTGGGTAACCTTGTCTTTGCCCGTGGTTCAGAAACGGACGCGTGGTTTGAAGGCTTGGGGCAGGAGTGTATTGACAGGCGTGAAGCAATCCAGCGCCGTGCCCGCAAGGCGCAGGTcaaggaaaagaggaggTCGGCCAGATCTGGACTGGAACGCCGGGTGCTTGAAAGGAAGAGAAGTACAGGAGATCTTAGCGAGAAGGCCTTATCCGATACCCAGAGCGTTGGCAGCCATCACGGAAGTCATCATGGCGGTTCTCATCGTGGGAGCGTACACGGCGGCAGTGTCCACGGCAACGAGAGCTCAGCAACTAACGAGACCATTCGATCCCACCGAGAATCAAAGAAGGATTCCATGCCCGAGTTTCCCTTTACCAAGGCCTACAGGCGGCTCCTGAATATGTTTTGTGTTCATCCAAACCCGATGGTCAAGCTCAACGCGCTCTATGAGCTAGAacacctcatcatcgcctCCTTGAATTCAGGATCTCGACGTGCACGCCTGGCGTGGGCTCGATCAGACATGGgctcagcctcctcggcgacCGACGAGCACGGCACCGGAGGCCGTCCCCAGCCATTAGAAGAGACACTTGACAATGTCAAAGAGCGTCGCTCCCACACCATGATGCAGGCGCCACCGTTTGACAGCGCACCAAGAGGACGAACCCCAGGTGGAGGGGGCAACATGGAAACGCGATCCATCGCCTCGGTCCACCCAGCCAACGAAAATGCGATTGCCAACATCCTCCAGATGCTCTTCCGTGACGCCAACATCCGACCCAAGACCCTCTTCCGCGACCTGCAGTTCATCGCTGCTTTTGTCCCGTCGTCCATCTTGGACAAGACAGAGCGTGGGAAGGCCTTTTGGGATGCCAGTATCGCGGCACTGAACCTCAAGCAAGATGTCTGCCGGACCATGGTGGAAGTGGCGGATGATATAGTCAAGAATTATACGCAGtcaagggggggtgggttgggtgcTCCCTCCCGTCCTGGACCAGGCAGTACCGCGTCGGACAACTCTGGGATTTTGTCTGCCGGCGGGGAGCCACTTTCGCCACCGTCACCGCCCCCGAGCCCGCTGCCGCTGTCGACGCATTCGCTTGCTGATGCAGCGAGGATGTGGACTATTACTGCCAAGGAGGGCATCCCGACTGCGCAGAGAGAGCTTGCCATCTTTTACCTGTCCAATCCGGAGTTGGTAGAGAGGACGACGCTGCCGCTTAGCAAGCCTAGAGAGGTGTTCAAGCAGGCGGTTATTGAGAAGTATGGTGGCAGgtctgggggtggtggctcgGGGAGATATCACCCTGGGATTGCCCAGGCAAGGATGCAAGGCATGGGCGGTGTTGCGGGTGCAAACAAGGAAGAGGTGCCGGGAGCTGGttctggcggcggcggcggggtgggggatgttAGGAGTGATCCGGCGCTGATGTGCCTGGCTATTCACTGGATGGAGGCGGccgagagaggaggggatgagCTGGCGAGGACGTTTATGGCGCAGAATgagatggggttgatgggctga